A genomic window from Lepisosteus oculatus isolate fLepOcu1 chromosome 27, fLepOcu1.hap2, whole genome shotgun sequence includes:
- the LOC102693182 gene encoding uncharacterized protein isoform X1: MDPVSQVGVAMELDEVSAETVMGGGVGAEVELQEEAENGDAELSVGQSLISQCRWDQPSLLADSSEEEDYNGVAERGQRDGCRGRGERRQGQGSEGGGEGAGGRTSDLDDIWNTSPSRMAGGAGKDGSLCWECGKSFATLEQLVLHFKAHKAEMVCNVCRITFRRVVSLRLHLANVHSDLPLRCPCGQALASLWALNQHLASHPAHYATQLQEVARLEKKRLNGQPPDGFPCPDSQQGSPKMAEPGDEDTSVSPPRLGEGPGALCTTYAASSAGDHTYNESDGGAGHTRTYAIRMRHTKMVTLGFSPEDLPEEARKKKLQIFMFRNVGLRRSQGGEEEDEEETQVGKGVGAERVPKEEEQEVALSTLFGAPVEEDDDIKPDVSSLVPPLPSPRKERILVKPGVRLGIKQESPSSSGDLSSSLASKREEERDALEEDSSDGGDSLPPGDSDFNPEGLSGASSDSSNPSSSSCSSGNSSGSSYRPRKRRRTRKARRMPTRAANGSRSAPTKGAGPAQSGSSHCEQCGGRLHQSAYFRFRHMFCCSQRKKTKYPCADCSSTFPTELALLDHKAKIHHCHTVRMYACESCREVFPDCVVFRRHTCPGKATISPAPLRTPIPSLGSPVSAPTPGTSVLPLPATQSQASLPSNQISNPPTGMSTLTLNPSSTTRTSVPGTFILAPTSATMVQAPLDSKLIVTSASGIAATLAPVLSNSMQGRYTMTTAPAPLQGNTTYVPVVTSRIPVLATGNPIPAPSSAIPASIQGSAILTPVPGNPFPSSIQGSAILTTVHGNPRTVPIQGSAILTPVPGNQITASIQRSTILTSVPGNPIPASIQGSAILTPVLGNPKTASIQRPPAPGSAIPTPIQGTAILAPVPGNHIPAPIQGSTILASVRGNPVPAPIQRSAILTPVPGNLKPSPIQGTAILTPVQSNPKPAPLPTVIAQGTPQVTPLQSAPTLAATLSMGSTLPRLPLPGVVLPSSGQEKSGTQPMVATLVFSNDITGNRVARVVFQTQTPTVQPQMQPGLTVQAVPQPPAPSPQPLPHAKLPNGHPRPPQEPLKILALYASRGQGQRPAERGQGRPATFKCRECGASSRQPSLGICHRYLHRGWRGYRCPCGRVFVRRLHLLRHQVQHAEATRFVCAPCGRTFSGAQRLARHKMGKEEKGGRRERRLSTQTRPDKKRKRRRKGVARACRAPFTCDCGQPFRRPAAFMWHKIQNTRPLRRPARASVPVPGISSSSAKKIV, translated from the coding sequence TGGAACACCAGCCCGTCCAGGATGGCGGGGGGGGCGGGCAAGGACGGCTCGTTGTGCTGGGAGTGCGGGAAGAGCTTCGCCACGCTGGAGCAGCTGGTGCTGCACTTCAAGGCTCACAAGGCCGAGATGGTGTGCAACGTGTGCCGCATCACCTTCCGCCGCGTGGTCTCGCTGCGCCTCCACCTGGCCAACGTGCACAGTGACCTGCCTCTGCGCTGCCCCTGCGGCCAGGCCCTCGCCTCCCTGTGGGCCCTCAACCAGCACCTGGCGTCCCACCCGGCCCACTATGCAACCCAGCTCCAGGAGGTAGCACGCCTGGAGAAGAAGAGGCTGAACGGACAGCCGCCAGACGGGTTCCCCTGTCCGGACAGCCAGCAGGGGTCCCCAAAAATGGCCGAGCCGGGGGATGAGGACACCTCGGTATCTCCTCCCCGCCTGGGCGAGGGGCCCGGCGCTCTCTGCACCACCTACGCCGCCTCCTCCGCGGGGGACCACACCTACAACGAAAGCGACGGCGGCGCTGGCCACACGAGGACCTACGCCATTCGCATGCGGCACACCAAGATGGTCACGCTGGGCTTCTCCCCGGAGGACTTGCCCGAAGAAGCCCGGAAGAAGAAGCTCCAGATTTTCATGTTCCGCAATGTCGGCCTCCGCCGCAGccaggggggagaggaggaggacgagGAAGAGACGCAAGTAGGGAAGGGAGTGGGAGCAGAGAGAGTGCCCAAAGAGGAAGAGCAGGAGGTCGCCCTGTCGACGCTTTTTGGGGCTCCGGTGGAGGAAGACGACGACATCAAGCCAGACGTCTCCTCCCTCGTGCCCCCGCTTCCTTCCCCCCGTAAGGAACGGATTCTGGTGAAGCCTGGCGTGCGTCTTGGGATAAAGCAGGAAAGCCCGTCTTCTAGCGGGGACTTGAGCTCGAGCCTGGCCAGCAAGCGGGAGGAGGAGCGGGACGCTCTGGAAGAGGATAGCAGTGACGGAGGGGACAGCCTACCCCCCGGAGACTCGGACTTCAATCCCGAAGGTCTCTCGGGGGCGTCCAGCGACTCCAGCAaccccagcagcagcagctgcagcagcgGTAACTCCAGCGGCTCCTCCTACCGCCCCCGGAAGAGGCGGCGGACGCGGAAAGCGAGGAGGATGCCGACACGGGCCGCGAACGGTAGCCGGTCGGCTCCCACCAAGGGTGCCGGTCCGGCCCAGTCTGGCTCCAGCCACTGCGAGCAGTGTGGCGGGCGTCTTCACCAGTCCGCCTACTTCAGGTTCCGCCACATGTTCTGCTGCTCCCAGCGGAAAAAGACCAAGTACCCCTGTGCGGACTGCTCCAGCACCTTCCCCACGGAGCTGGCTCTGCTGGACCACAAGGCCAAGATCCACCACTGCCACACAGTCCGCATGTACGCCTGCGAGTCATGCCGGGAGGTCTTCCCCGACTGTGTCGTGTTCAGGCGCCACACCTGTCCTGGCAAGGCCACCATCTCCCCAGCCCCCCTCCGAACCCCGATCCCTAGCCTTGGGTCACCTGTCTCGGCCCCAACTCCTGGGACGTCGGTCCTGCCTCTCCCAGCCACCCAGTCCCAGGCCAGTTTACCCAGTAACCAAATCTCGAATCCTCCCACTGGGATGTCAACACTAACCCTTAACCCAAGCAGCACCACCCGAACCTCTGTACCGGGTACATTCATCCTGGCCCCTACCTCTGCAACCATGGTGCAGGCCCCTCTTGACAGTAAACTCATAGTAACCTCTGCCTCTGGCATTGCTGCAACACTGGCTCCTGTGCTTAGTAACTCCATGCAAGGCCGTTACACGATGACCACTGCCCCAGCTCCTCTCCAAGGGAATACCACCTATGTTCCTGTTGTGACCAGCCGTATCCCAGTGCTTGCCACTGGTAACCCTATCCCAGCTCCCAGCAGTGCCATTCCAGCCTCAATCCAAGGCTCGGCCATACTCACTCCTGTCCCTGGTAATCCATTCCCATCCTCGATCCAAGGTTCAGCCATCCTAACCACTGTCCACGGTAATCCGAGGACAGTCCCAATCCAAGGATCTGCCATCCTCACTCCTGTTCCTGGTAATCAAATCACAGCTTCAATCCAAAGGTCTACCATCCTCACTTCTGTCCCTGGTAATCCCATCCCTGCCTCAATTCAAGGGTCTGCCATCCTCACTCCTGTCCTTGGTAATCCCAAAACAGCCTCTATCCAAAGGCCTCCGGCCCCTGGCAGTGCCATCCCAACCCCGATCCAAGGAACTGCCATCCTTGCTCCTGTGCCTGGTAACCACATCCCTGCCCCAATCCAAGGATCTACTATCCTTGCTTCTGTGCGTGGTAATCCTGTCCCTGCGCCAATCCAAAGATCTGCCATCCTTACTCCTGTCCCTGGTAATCTCAAACCATCCCCGATCCAAGGGACAGCCATCCTAACTCCTGTCCAAAGTAATCCTAAACCAGCCCCGCTCCCTACGGTCATTGCCCAAGGCACGCCACAGGTCACCCCCTTGCAGAGTGCCCCAACTTTGGCTGCTACTTTGTCAATGGGTAGCACCCTTCCCCGTCTGCCCCTTCCAGGCGTAGTGTTGCCTTCCTCCGGCCAGGAGAAATCGGGGACACAGCCCATGGTGGCCACACTTGTTTTCAGCAATGACATCACGGGTAACAGAGTTGCCAGGGTGGTTTTTCAGACTCAAACCCCTACTGTCCAACCTCAGATGCAGCCGGGCTTGACGGTCCAGGCGGTGCCTCAGCCCCCCGCCCCAAGCCCACAGCCGCTGCCTCACGCCAAGCTCCCGAACGGGCACCCCAGACCACCTCAGGAGCCGCTGAAAATCCTGGCCCTGTATGCGAGCCGCGGCCAGGGCCAGCGCCCAGCGGAGAGGGGCCAGGGGCGGCCGGCCACCTTCAAGTGCCGCGAGTGTGGCGCCAGCTCCCGCCAGCCCTCGCTGGGCATCTGTCACCGCTACCTCCACCGGGGCTGGCGCGGGTACCGCTGCCCGTGCGGCCGGGTCTTCGTGCGGCGGCTCCACCTGCTGCGGCACCAGGTCCAGCACGCCGAGGCCACCCGCTTCGTCTGCGCCCCCTGCGGGCGGACGTTCTCGGGTGCCCAGCGCCTCGCCCGCCACAAGATGGGGAAGGAGGAGaaggggggcaggagggagcGGCGTCTCTCCACACAGACGCGGccggacaagaagaggaagaggaggaggaaagggGTGGCGAGGGCGTGCCGCGCACCCTTCACCTGCGATTGCGGGCAGCCGTTTCGGAGGCCGGCGGCCTTCATGTGGCACAAGATCCAGAACACTCGGCCTCTCAGACGGCCAGCCCGTGCCAGCGTGCCCGTGCCCGGGATCTCCTCTAGTTCAGCCAAGAAGATTGTCTAG
- the LOC102693182 gene encoding uncharacterized protein isoform X2, which yields MELDEVSAETVMGGGVGAEVELQEEAENGDAELSVGQSLISQCRWDQPSLLADSSEEEDYNGVAERGQRDGCRGRGERRQGQGSEGGGEGAGGRTSDLDDIWNTSPSRMAGGAGKDGSLCWECGKSFATLEQLVLHFKAHKAEMVCNVCRITFRRVVSLRLHLANVHSDLPLRCPCGQALASLWALNQHLASHPAHYATQLQEVARLEKKRLNGQPPDGFPCPDSQQGSPKMAEPGDEDTSVSPPRLGEGPGALCTTYAASSAGDHTYNESDGGAGHTRTYAIRMRHTKMVTLGFSPEDLPEEARKKKLQIFMFRNVGLRRSQGGEEEDEEETQVGKGVGAERVPKEEEQEVALSTLFGAPVEEDDDIKPDVSSLVPPLPSPRKERILVKPGVRLGIKQESPSSSGDLSSSLASKREEERDALEEDSSDGGDSLPPGDSDFNPEGLSGASSDSSNPSSSSCSSGNSSGSSYRPRKRRRTRKARRMPTRAANGSRSAPTKGAGPAQSGSSHCEQCGGRLHQSAYFRFRHMFCCSQRKKTKYPCADCSSTFPTELALLDHKAKIHHCHTVRMYACESCREVFPDCVVFRRHTCPGKATISPAPLRTPIPSLGSPVSAPTPGTSVLPLPATQSQASLPSNQISNPPTGMSTLTLNPSSTTRTSVPGTFILAPTSATMVQAPLDSKLIVTSASGIAATLAPVLSNSMQGRYTMTTAPAPLQGNTTYVPVVTSRIPVLATGNPIPAPSSAIPASIQGSAILTPVPGNPFPSSIQGSAILTTVHGNPRTVPIQGSAILTPVPGNQITASIQRSTILTSVPGNPIPASIQGSAILTPVLGNPKTASIQRPPAPGSAIPTPIQGTAILAPVPGNHIPAPIQGSTILASVRGNPVPAPIQRSAILTPVPGNLKPSPIQGTAILTPVQSNPKPAPLPTVIAQGTPQVTPLQSAPTLAATLSMGSTLPRLPLPGVVLPSSGQEKSGTQPMVATLVFSNDITGNRVARVVFQTQTPTVQPQMQPGLTVQAVPQPPAPSPQPLPHAKLPNGHPRPPQEPLKILALYASRGQGQRPAERGQGRPATFKCRECGASSRQPSLGICHRYLHRGWRGYRCPCGRVFVRRLHLLRHQVQHAEATRFVCAPCGRTFSGAQRLARHKMGKEEKGGRRERRLSTQTRPDKKRKRRRKGVARACRAPFTCDCGQPFRRPAAFMWHKIQNTRPLRRPARASVPVPGISSSSAKKIV from the coding sequence TGGAACACCAGCCCGTCCAGGATGGCGGGGGGGGCGGGCAAGGACGGCTCGTTGTGCTGGGAGTGCGGGAAGAGCTTCGCCACGCTGGAGCAGCTGGTGCTGCACTTCAAGGCTCACAAGGCCGAGATGGTGTGCAACGTGTGCCGCATCACCTTCCGCCGCGTGGTCTCGCTGCGCCTCCACCTGGCCAACGTGCACAGTGACCTGCCTCTGCGCTGCCCCTGCGGCCAGGCCCTCGCCTCCCTGTGGGCCCTCAACCAGCACCTGGCGTCCCACCCGGCCCACTATGCAACCCAGCTCCAGGAGGTAGCACGCCTGGAGAAGAAGAGGCTGAACGGACAGCCGCCAGACGGGTTCCCCTGTCCGGACAGCCAGCAGGGGTCCCCAAAAATGGCCGAGCCGGGGGATGAGGACACCTCGGTATCTCCTCCCCGCCTGGGCGAGGGGCCCGGCGCTCTCTGCACCACCTACGCCGCCTCCTCCGCGGGGGACCACACCTACAACGAAAGCGACGGCGGCGCTGGCCACACGAGGACCTACGCCATTCGCATGCGGCACACCAAGATGGTCACGCTGGGCTTCTCCCCGGAGGACTTGCCCGAAGAAGCCCGGAAGAAGAAGCTCCAGATTTTCATGTTCCGCAATGTCGGCCTCCGCCGCAGccaggggggagaggaggaggacgagGAAGAGACGCAAGTAGGGAAGGGAGTGGGAGCAGAGAGAGTGCCCAAAGAGGAAGAGCAGGAGGTCGCCCTGTCGACGCTTTTTGGGGCTCCGGTGGAGGAAGACGACGACATCAAGCCAGACGTCTCCTCCCTCGTGCCCCCGCTTCCTTCCCCCCGTAAGGAACGGATTCTGGTGAAGCCTGGCGTGCGTCTTGGGATAAAGCAGGAAAGCCCGTCTTCTAGCGGGGACTTGAGCTCGAGCCTGGCCAGCAAGCGGGAGGAGGAGCGGGACGCTCTGGAAGAGGATAGCAGTGACGGAGGGGACAGCCTACCCCCCGGAGACTCGGACTTCAATCCCGAAGGTCTCTCGGGGGCGTCCAGCGACTCCAGCAaccccagcagcagcagctgcagcagcgGTAACTCCAGCGGCTCCTCCTACCGCCCCCGGAAGAGGCGGCGGACGCGGAAAGCGAGGAGGATGCCGACACGGGCCGCGAACGGTAGCCGGTCGGCTCCCACCAAGGGTGCCGGTCCGGCCCAGTCTGGCTCCAGCCACTGCGAGCAGTGTGGCGGGCGTCTTCACCAGTCCGCCTACTTCAGGTTCCGCCACATGTTCTGCTGCTCCCAGCGGAAAAAGACCAAGTACCCCTGTGCGGACTGCTCCAGCACCTTCCCCACGGAGCTGGCTCTGCTGGACCACAAGGCCAAGATCCACCACTGCCACACAGTCCGCATGTACGCCTGCGAGTCATGCCGGGAGGTCTTCCCCGACTGTGTCGTGTTCAGGCGCCACACCTGTCCTGGCAAGGCCACCATCTCCCCAGCCCCCCTCCGAACCCCGATCCCTAGCCTTGGGTCACCTGTCTCGGCCCCAACTCCTGGGACGTCGGTCCTGCCTCTCCCAGCCACCCAGTCCCAGGCCAGTTTACCCAGTAACCAAATCTCGAATCCTCCCACTGGGATGTCAACACTAACCCTTAACCCAAGCAGCACCACCCGAACCTCTGTACCGGGTACATTCATCCTGGCCCCTACCTCTGCAACCATGGTGCAGGCCCCTCTTGACAGTAAACTCATAGTAACCTCTGCCTCTGGCATTGCTGCAACACTGGCTCCTGTGCTTAGTAACTCCATGCAAGGCCGTTACACGATGACCACTGCCCCAGCTCCTCTCCAAGGGAATACCACCTATGTTCCTGTTGTGACCAGCCGTATCCCAGTGCTTGCCACTGGTAACCCTATCCCAGCTCCCAGCAGTGCCATTCCAGCCTCAATCCAAGGCTCGGCCATACTCACTCCTGTCCCTGGTAATCCATTCCCATCCTCGATCCAAGGTTCAGCCATCCTAACCACTGTCCACGGTAATCCGAGGACAGTCCCAATCCAAGGATCTGCCATCCTCACTCCTGTTCCTGGTAATCAAATCACAGCTTCAATCCAAAGGTCTACCATCCTCACTTCTGTCCCTGGTAATCCCATCCCTGCCTCAATTCAAGGGTCTGCCATCCTCACTCCTGTCCTTGGTAATCCCAAAACAGCCTCTATCCAAAGGCCTCCGGCCCCTGGCAGTGCCATCCCAACCCCGATCCAAGGAACTGCCATCCTTGCTCCTGTGCCTGGTAACCACATCCCTGCCCCAATCCAAGGATCTACTATCCTTGCTTCTGTGCGTGGTAATCCTGTCCCTGCGCCAATCCAAAGATCTGCCATCCTTACTCCTGTCCCTGGTAATCTCAAACCATCCCCGATCCAAGGGACAGCCATCCTAACTCCTGTCCAAAGTAATCCTAAACCAGCCCCGCTCCCTACGGTCATTGCCCAAGGCACGCCACAGGTCACCCCCTTGCAGAGTGCCCCAACTTTGGCTGCTACTTTGTCAATGGGTAGCACCCTTCCCCGTCTGCCCCTTCCAGGCGTAGTGTTGCCTTCCTCCGGCCAGGAGAAATCGGGGACACAGCCCATGGTGGCCACACTTGTTTTCAGCAATGACATCACGGGTAACAGAGTTGCCAGGGTGGTTTTTCAGACTCAAACCCCTACTGTCCAACCTCAGATGCAGCCGGGCTTGACGGTCCAGGCGGTGCCTCAGCCCCCCGCCCCAAGCCCACAGCCGCTGCCTCACGCCAAGCTCCCGAACGGGCACCCCAGACCACCTCAGGAGCCGCTGAAAATCCTGGCCCTGTATGCGAGCCGCGGCCAGGGCCAGCGCCCAGCGGAGAGGGGCCAGGGGCGGCCGGCCACCTTCAAGTGCCGCGAGTGTGGCGCCAGCTCCCGCCAGCCCTCGCTGGGCATCTGTCACCGCTACCTCCACCGGGGCTGGCGCGGGTACCGCTGCCCGTGCGGCCGGGTCTTCGTGCGGCGGCTCCACCTGCTGCGGCACCAGGTCCAGCACGCCGAGGCCACCCGCTTCGTCTGCGCCCCCTGCGGGCGGACGTTCTCGGGTGCCCAGCGCCTCGCCCGCCACAAGATGGGGAAGGAGGAGaaggggggcaggagggagcGGCGTCTCTCCACACAGACGCGGccggacaagaagaggaagaggaggaggaaagggGTGGCGAGGGCGTGCCGCGCACCCTTCACCTGCGATTGCGGGCAGCCGTTTCGGAGGCCGGCGGCCTTCATGTGGCACAAGATCCAGAACACTCGGCCTCTCAGACGGCCAGCCCGTGCCAGCGTGCCCGTGCCCGGGATCTCCTCTAGTTCAGCCAAGAAGATTGTCTAG